The Vanrija pseudolonga chromosome 1, complete sequence genomic sequence GCCGTACCTCCCCCTGCCTCCGTCGTCAGCTAAGCCGTTCCGTCACCTGATCTACACCGCGTGAGTATACTGGGGGGAAGGAGTGACGGCAGCGAATCTAATGGTGGCACAGCTGGCCCGAGTCGAAGATCGCCCCATACCTCACAGAGCTGCAGAACAGGGTCAGGAAGGAGGGCATTCGCGTTGGATCATGTGAGCTATTCACTTGCGTGCAAATCTGACGATTTAACAGACCCATACCTCTACCAGGGCGTCCATGTCAGTCTCATAGGCCACGACGTTGAGCGTGTCAAAGAGCTTGGTcgcgaggttgtcgagaACCTGGAGGGCAAAGTGGTGTCGGAGGGTCAGCTTGGAGCCGAGCCCATCatggccaaggccaaggcctAGTCGTATATGCATGCACAATGTATCCATGCTTGGTGGACAAGGGCTTGATGACGCCGGTGTGGACAATGGAGATAGGACGAGAGCCACAATGACGATTGAGACGGAAGCAAAATTCACCACCAACTGTTTCTGTTGTGGAGGACGCAACCTGCACAACTTGAACTGCTCGACCTTGTTTGATCTTGTCGCCTTCATCAACACACGTCTGGCGCAACACGCAGAAGGCCCAACAGCCTGCCTCGCAAACATGGCGTCTACCTTGCCATtctcgctcgaggcgcttcGCTCGCACGCCATTTTCGTGCccccggcgtcgtcgtccaccgaTGATGGCTGGGAGCTGGTCGACACTCCTGGCCTATCTGCCGATGGACTCCCGGCGCCAAGGAATGCGCGCATCGCCGTGCGCGACAAGGACCTGATCGTCGCGTTCGGGAAGGAGGTCAGAATAACCACCCTCGCAGGGGAGGGATGGGAGGTGAACGCTGGGAGCGTCGGCGCGTACAAGGTGGGTTGGATGTTTCACAGGCGGTTCATTGCTCACATTCCCCAGACGCTCAAGTCCCCCCACCTCACGTTCACGATCCACCAGATCATCGTCAACCCCACCGGCCGCCTGCTTGCTGTCGTTGGCCACCACCAGCTCGTGATCCTCGTACTTCCTCGAGCTGGTTTTGGCAGCGGaaccggcggcgacgtcgtggtcAGGTCGTTTCATGTCGACGAGTACCAACATTCGCCTTCCTCCACTGCGGCGCTCACCAAGGTCATCTGGCACCCCTGGGGCGAGAGTGGAAACTCTCTCTGGGTTCTCGCTTCCGACGGCAAGCTCTTGTAAGCTGCCGTTGACGAGGAagcagctgacaccgcagcgAGTACGATGTCCTCCGCCCCCAGGACCCGGTCCAGACGTTCAACTTCCTCCCTGACAATGCGACACGCGTCAAGGCCAAGTTCTCCGCGATTGACCCCCTGTCGCAGTACGCGTCGTCGTTTACGTTCTCTGCCGGGGATTTCGACTTTGGCCCGCTGATGGTGTACGTCCTCATGGCGAACGGAGACGTCTACACCATGGGCCCGGCTTTGCCACTGCACGCCGACGTGCCTGCTACATACCTCCAGTCGCTGTCGGCATGGGTCACGGAGCGAACGAAGCGGCTCGAGAAGGCGGATGCAGGACAGGTAGGCGACGAGGGAAGTGCCGAGCGGGCCTCGtacgccggccgcctcgcgctgcaaGCGCAGTGGGTCGATGCCATCCTCCGCCAAGCACGCACCGCCCGTGACGATGGAGATGCCGACCAGAACGCGTCCcctgcccgtcgccgcggctTCGGACTGCGCGAGTCCACATCAGCTTCCACAGCCAGGGCGGACCGCCCAGCCCCCGGACCAGGAATGGTCCGCGTCCATCCCCCACACTTGACGGAATCTGGCAGCCCTGCTCCCGGTGTCCACCGCCCTCTGGTTCGCCAAGGCCCGCTCGTCTTTGACCCATCCCCTCAGGAGGTGGGCAACGGTGACGGCGTGGACGAGCAGAGTGCGACCGACCTGATCGTCCTGAGAGCGTCAGGTGACAATGAAGACGACAGCGGCCCACGCGCCAACGTGGTTGCTATCGCATGGAGTGCCGGGCGAGTAGACCTCGGCGTGGCGATCGACACCCCAGAGCCCCGTTGGGTTACCTCGCGGGATCCCGCTCCGGGCGATGTCACACTCCCGATTCTCGAATCCATCCTCATCTCCtaccccgccgcgctggagcccgaggcggtcgaggcgaACACCCCATCCTTGGTGTCTGACCCAGTCCACCCCGACGTCGTGTACGTGCAAAGCTCGTTTGGTGTCGACGCGATCTCGGTTGCACCCTGGGTCAAGAAGCTTCTGGACGGCAGTGAGGGCGATCTGCCTCCGAGCGAGGTGGCGCCATTAATTGCAGCAGCGTGAGTCGCAGCCTACTGGAATGTAACTGACAATGCAGCCCTTCGAGACCAATCGTCGGCACCGTCACGTTCTGCAACATCACCCTGGGCTACGGTatcctcggccttgcctcCTCTGGCCAGCTGGCGACCGTCGAGTTAGATTTCAGAGTGCAGGACCGAGGGGACGGCGCCCCGCCATccgaggtcgctgccgaACCAACACCAGCCGACGTTCCCGACGCACAGTCGCTTCTTGTCAAGCCGTTCGACACCAAGGCTCTCATCGCCAGCATTCGCTCTCCTTCAACACCATTCAACCCCCGTGCGGCTGTCCGCAAGTTGCCTGACAATGGCAAGCCGCTTGCTGCCATCGGGCCCGACCACCTGCGTGCTCTTgccgacgcctcgtcgcAGATCAGAgcccaggccgaggcagTGCGCACCGCGTCTGCAGTCATTGAGAGGCGAGTCGATCTCCAGGTGGCCGAGTACGCGCGCCAACTGAGTGTgctgcgcgacgctgctgccaaggccaaggcgacgCGCGAGACGGCGACTGCGAGCACTGAGCGGTACGAGCAGATGGTTGTCGAGCAGGTGGCACTCGCggaccgcctcgacgcgg encodes the following:
- the NUP82 gene encoding Nucleoporin NUP82, with product MASTLPFSLEALRSHAIFVPPASSSTDDGWELVDTPGLSADGLPAPRNARIAVRDKDLIVAFGKEVRITTLAGEGWEVNAGSVGAYKTLKSPHLTFTIHQIIVNPTGRLLAVVGHHQLVILVLPRAGFGSGTGGDVVVRSFHVDEYQHSPSSTAALTKVIWHPWGESGNSLWVLASDGKLFEYDVLRPQDPVQTFNFLPDNATRVKAKFSAIDPLSQYASSFTFSAGDFDFGPLMVYVLMANGDVYTMGPALPLHADVPATYLQSLSAWVTERTKRLEKADAGQVGDEGSAERASYAGRLALQAQWVDAILRQARTARDDGDADQNASPARRRGFGLRESTSASTARADRPAPGPGMVRVHPPHLTESGSPAPGVHRPLVRQGPLVFDPSPQEVGNGDGVDEQSATDLIVLRASGDNEDDSGPRANVVAIAWSAGRVDLGVAIDTPEPRWVTSRDPAPGDVTLPILESILISYPAALEPEAVEANTPSLVSDPVHPDVVYVQSSFGVDAISVAPWVKKLLDGSEGDLPPSEVAPLIAAAPSRPIVGTVTFCNITLGYGILGLASSGQLATVELDFRVQDRGDGAPPSEVAAEPTPADVPDAQSLLVKPFDTKALIASIRSPSTPFNPRAAVRKLPDNGKPLAAIGPDHLRALADASSQIRAQAEAVRTASAVIERRVDLQVAEYARQLSVLRDAAAKAKATRETATASTERYEQMVVEQVALADRLDAVLSAMLAEYRPQIGQVERKWFDELDRLRQRVSGGAAVRRNQTLAHRAQVLKEQLGVVRPLAEAAQKEEGVSESQAYGQKQLRPLEQALGSRGDELARMVRKLESLNFKVDAAAAAKDDEE